The stretch of DNA TCGTACGTGTACTGCAGCGCCAGGTGCGTGGTCCACTCGGGGACGAAGGGCAGCGGCTGGCCGGCGCGGTTGATGGTGTCGCCGGTGATCAGGTTCTCGGCGTTCGCGAAGTCGATGAAGCGCGCGTGCGTGTATCCTGCCCCGCCGCTCAGAAGCAGGCCTGGCACCGGGCTCACGCGAAACTCGGTCTCGAAGCCGTAGGCCTTCGAGCGACCGGCGTTGGTGACCAACCCCAGCGTGGGGGTCACGCAGTCGGGGTCGCTGCCCGGAGGACACACGGACTCGTCCTGCACGAGCTGGACCACCTGCTGGTCGGTCCGGTCGAGCAGGAACCAGGCGAAGTCGAGGCTCGCGCGGCCGCCGAAGCCGATCGTCTTCAAGCCCCACTCGTACGAGTTCGCGAACTCCGGACCGAAGGTCTGGCTCTCGAGCTTCGAGCTGGTGCGTCCGCCGCCGTTGACGCCGCCGCCGATGAAGCCCCGCGCGTACGTGAAGTACGGCATCGCCCAGTCGAGGATGCCGGTCGCGTCGAGCCACTCACGCGGCGTCTTGAACGCGACGCTCGCCATCGGCGTCCAGGCGCCCGACGTGCGGCTGTTCGAGAACTCGCTCGGCACGGGATCGAGCGGGTGGAGCTCCTCGGGGATCGTCACGCGATGCGCGAGCGCCTTGCGCTCCTCGGTGTAGCGCAGGCCCGCCGTCAAGCTAAGGTAATCGGTCACGTCGGCCGTCGCCTGGCCGTAGAACGCCCAGTCGCGGTTGTCCACCCGGTTGGTCGTCTCGCTGATGCCGCCGTTCGCCTCGATCAGCGGGTTTCCAGGCAGGAAGCGCAGCGCGTAGACCTCGTCGATGTTCTCCCAGTAGAGGAACACGCCCGACACGAAGGACAGCCGGCCGTCCCAGGCGCGGCCGTTGAGCTGCAGCTCCTGCTGGATCTGCTCCTGGAAGGTCGGCGCGCCGTTGATGTTGCGCGGGTCGCCTCCGGCCGGCGCTCCGCCGGCGTATGCGATGACCAGGACGGGAAACTGCGTCGTGTCGAGGTCGGTCCGGCCGCGGACGATCTGCTCGCGCCAGGATCCGGTGTAGCGCAGACTCAGGTCGAGCGGACCGACCTCACCGAGCCGCCAGTCGAGAACTCCCCAGAGGCCGGAGCTCTCGACGTCCGCGATCGGCGAGCCGACGTCGCTCTCGAAGCGGTACTTCCGCGACCGATCGCACGCCTCCCGGTAACCCGGCGGTAGGAACGCGTTGAACGGGTTGTTGGTCCGTCCGGTTCTCGGGTTGATCTCGGCGCTCTGCGGGATGAAGCGGCACTGCCCGCCGAGGCCCTTGTTGTGGTCGCGCGACCAGGTGCCCGTCAAGTTGAAAGTCAGATTCTCGTGCGGCTCGAAGCGGAGCGCGCCGTAAAAGACGAGCGCGTTGGTGTCCGAGTAGTCCTCCCCGGTCAGGACGTTGGTCGTGTAGCCCGCGTCGTTGAAGCTCGCGAAGGTCAGCCGGGAGTGCAGGCCATCGCCGAGCCAGCCGCGGCCGACCGGGAAGTTGAGCATCGTCCTGGTGTCGATCTCGCCGAAGCTCCCCGTGCGAACGTCGACCGACGCTTCGGTCGCGCGTCGCGGCTTGATGGTCGCGACGTTGATCGCGCCGCCGACGGTGTTCTTGCCGTACAGCGTTCCCTGCGGGCCGCGCAGCACCTCGATCTGCTGGAAGTCGACGACCTCGAGCAGGCTGCCGTAGCCTTGCGGCAGGTAGACGCCGTCGACGTAGGTCGCCACACCCTGGTCGAGATAAGCGAGCGGCAGCGCACCGACGCCGCGGATGAACGGCGAGACGTCCTGTCCAAAGCCCGAGCGCAGGAAGACGAGGTTCGGGACGAGGCCCTGCAGGTCGAGCGTCGTCTCGACCTGTGCCGCGCGCAGCTCGCCCTCCTCGAGAGCCGTGACGGAGAGCGGCGTCTCCTGCCGCAGCTCGTCGCGCCGGCGCGCCGTCACGACGATTTCCTCGAGCAGCACCGCGGTCCGCGGCGTCAAATCCGCGCTCGCGGCGCCCTGCTTCGTCGCCACGGACAGCTGCGCCGCGGCGGTTTGCGGATCGACCGGCTGCGCGACGTCGCCTGCGGTCGTCACCCCGACGGCGGTCAGCGACGTCGGAGTCGATGAAGATGAAGCGGTTGGCGCGGGGCTCGTCTGACGCGCAGCGTCCGTCGCGACGTCATCCGCCCACGCCGCCGTCGGACACGGACGAGCGACGAGGAGCAGGATCGCCGAGAGAAGTCGGACGATCGACCTGCGGCAAGGGCAGCGGACGCGCAACGGATGTCAGATGATCGGATTCCAGGACCTCCGGCGCTCACGCGTGCCGTCGGTGCGGGCCAGAGCGCCGCCCAGATCGCGGCGCCCGGCCGCGGTCTACAAAGGGTGGGCCCCGGCGTCAAGCGCCGTACGCGCGTGCGAGGTGTAGCCGCGGCAGACCGGCCTCGCGAGCAGATTCTGCCGCGTCCAGAAGTCGGCGACCCAGCGCCGTACGCGCCCCGACTGGATTCACCAGGGTCGTCGCATGGTCGCGACGCGCTCGTTTCGGCCTGACACACACACCGGCTGTCGCGCTGCGGACCGCGGCGTGGCCTTCTCTCAGGAGATCGGCCGACGGATTCCCGAACTGCGGGTCGGTGTCGGCGGCGACGCCGTAGGCGCGGGGGTCAGCGTCGGCACCGTGGGTGGCGTCGCCATGGTCGGCTCCGGTGTCGGCGTTTCCACCGGGGTCGGGGCCGGTGTCGGCGGAAGAGGCGGCGCGGGATCGGGACCCACGCCGTCGCACTTGAAGTCGTCGAGGAGGTTCCCGTCCGCCTTCACCGGATAGCAGCGACGAGCGGCGCTATCACGCACGCCGGCGCACGTCAGCTGCACGACGCACACGTAGTCGCCGATCGTCCCGTTGCCGTCGACGTCGTCGTCCGTCTCGAGGGAGCACACGTTGCACTGGTCGACCGGGGCGTTGCCGCAGAACAGCTCGATGTCGTTCTCGGGAACGACCCACTGTCCGCACGCGGCGTCGTTCGCTTCGCCGCAGCTCGCGCACACCGAGCCGTCGTCGCGATCCTCG from Candidatus Binatia bacterium encodes:
- a CDS encoding TonB-dependent receptor, with the translated sequence MTTAGDVAQPVDPQTAAAQLSVATKQGAASADLTPRTAVLLEEIVVTARRRDELRQETPLSVTALEEGELRAAQVETTLDLQGLVPNLVFLRSGFGQDVSPFIRGVGALPLAYLDQGVATYVDGVYLPQGYGSLLEVVDFQQIEVLRGPQGTLYGKNTVGGAINVATIKPRRATEASVDVRTGSFGEIDTRTMLNFPVGRGWLGDGLHSRLTFASFNDAGYTTNVLTGEDYSDTNALVFYGALRFEPHENLTFNLTGTWSRDHNKGLGGQCRFIPQSAEINPRTGRTNNPFNAFLPPGYREACDRSRKYRFESDVGSPIADVESSGLWGVLDWRLGEVGPLDLSLRYTGSWREQIVRGRTDLDTTQFPVLVIAYAGGAPAGGDPRNINGAPTFQEQIQQELQLNGRAWDGRLSFVSGVFLYWENIDEVYALRFLPGNPLIEANGGISETTNRVDNRDWAFYGQATADVTDYLSLTAGLRYTEERKALAHRVTIPEELHPLDPVPSEFSNSRTSGAWTPMASVAFKTPREWLDATGILDWAMPYFTYARGFIGGGVNGGGRTSSKLESQTFGPEFANSYEWGLKTIGFGGRASLDFAWFLLDRTDQQVVQLVQDESVCPPGSDPDCVTPTLGLVTNAGRSKAYGFETEFRVSPVPGLLLSGGAGYTHARFIDFANAENLITGDTINRAGQPLPFVPEWTTHLALQYTYELPRFGGPSWLDGWLTPRIDVSYTSSNFFFAPEVEQLRQSGYVVVDLRLAYDFNDDRSRIAFWAKNLTDTAYYTAAVASARLTGSATRYYEAPRAFGVEISQSF